AAGGCTCACGGAAAAACTGGGCGGGGCCAAAATCTCCTTGAAGCGCGAGGATTTGGCCCACACCGGCGCACACACGATCAACAACACCCTGGGCCAGGCCCTTCTTGCCAGGTGGATGGGCAAGAAAAAGGTGATAGCGGAAACCGGGGCCGGTCAGCACGGAGTGGCCACCGCCACGGTGACGGCCCTGTTCGGCATGGCATGCAGGGTCTTCATGGGGGTGGAGGACATCGCCCGGCAAGCGCCCAACGTGCGCCGCATGGAGCTTCTGGGGGCCAGGGTGGTCCCGGTTTCGAGCGGCACGGGAACCCTGAAGGACGCCATGAACGAGGCCATGCGCTACTGGGTTGGGGCGGTGGCCGACACCTTCTATGTCATCGGCTCGGTTGCGGGGCCGCATCCTTACCCCATGATGGTGCGCGACTTCCAGCGGGTGATAGGCGATGAGGCCCGGTGCCAGATTCTCGAAACCGAAGGGCGTCTCCCGGACATGCTGGTGGCCTGCGTGGGCGGCGGCAGCAACGCCATGGGGCTTTTCTACCCCTTCAAGGATGATGAAGTCGTGGAAATGGTGGGCGTGGAAGCCGGAGGCACCGGCGTGGCCACGGGAAAGCATTCAGCCACACTTGGGGCCGGAACCGTGGGAGTGCTTCACGGGTCCAAATCATACGTCCTCCAGACAGAAGACGGCCAGATTCTGGAGGCCCACTCGGTTTCCGCAGGCCTCGACTACCCCGGAGTGGGGCCGGAGCATTCCTACTTCAAGGACTTGGGCCGGGCCCGGTACGAGAACGTGACGGACGACGAGGCCCTTGCAGCCTTCCACACACTCTCGCGCACCGAGGGAATCCTTCCGGCCCTGGAAAGCTCCCACGCCCTGGCATGGGCCATGAAGGAGGCTCCCAGGCACGATGAAAAAACCATCATGATAGTCAACCTTTCCGGTCGCGGCGACAAGGATTTGGAAATAGTCACCAGCCGTATGCAGGAAAAGAAGGAGGAGGCCCTCCCATGAACCGCTTCGAGAAAACATTTGAAAGCCTGAAATCAAAACGTCAGAAGGCCCTGGTGGGTTTCGTCACCGCCGGGGACCCGGACGAGTTCATCTCAATGGACGTCATAAGGGCCATGTGCGAGGGCGGGGTCGACATCCTTGAACTGGGTGTGCCCTTTTCCGACCCCACCGCAGACGGCCCGGTGATCCAGCGCTCCAGCCAGCGGGCGCTGAAAAAGGGCATGAACCTCAAAAAGGTCCTTAAAATGGCCGCAGACATAAGGGCCTTCACGGACATCCCCATCGTGATTTTTTCCTACTACAACCCGCTTCTGGCTTATGGGGCGGCGCGTTTTTACGAGGACGCCACGAAGGCCGGGGTTGACGGGCTCCTGGTGGTGGACCTGCCGGTGGAGGAATCCCTGGAACTGACCGGCGCATGGCCGGGAGAGGACATCTGCCTCATACGCCTCATCGCCCCCACGACTCCCCCGGATCGCATGGAGATGATAGCGGAGAAGTCATCGGGCTTCATCTACGTGGTCTCCATGACGGGCGTCACCGGGAGCGGCGGGCTTTCGCGGGAGGTGGTCACCAACACGGTGCTCACCCTCAAGAGCTATACCGGGCTTCCCGTCTGCGTGGGTTTCGGCGTCTCCACCCCGGATCACGTTTCGGCGGTAATAAGGGTCGCGGACGGCGTGGTGGTTGGCTCGGCCTTTGAAAGGCTCATCGAATCAAACGTCGGCCAGCCAGACCTTCCCAAAAAGATGAAAAACTACGTGGGCCTTTTGAAGCGCGCCACCTTCCTGGGATAGCCATGCAAACGGTGAAAGTTGAAGGAAAGGCCGCGACAAGCCTGGTTCACGTGGGCGAAAGCCTGAAAAACCTTGGCCGTTACTGCCCGGAAAACAGCGTGATCGTTACGGACAAGACGGTAGCGGCCATATACGGAAGCCTGTTTCCTCCGTTTCCGGTGATCACGACAGGGCAGGGGGAGGGCGAGAAGACCCTGGCCTCCATCGAAAAAATCTACCAGAGGCTATTGGACCTGAACGCCGACCGGTCGAGTTTCCTCGTCGGCGTGGGCGGCGGAGTCGTGTGCGACATGACGGGCTTCGCCGCCTCCACCTTCATGCGGGGCATCGGCTTCGGTTTCGTCGCGTCAACCCTCCTGGCCCAGGTGGACGCCTCGGTTGGGGGCAAGAACGGGGTCAATTTCTCCCGGTACAAGAACATGGTGGGGGTCTTTGCCCAGCCCAAATTCGTAATCTGCGACACGGAGCTTTTGAAGAGCCTGCCCGAAGACGAGCTGGCAAACGGCTTTGCTGAGATAGTCAAGCACGGGGCGATGGCGGACGCGGCCTACTTCCGCTATATCGAGGAAAACGCCGAAAAGGCGCTTGCTCTCAATAAGGAGGTCATCGACCGGCTGGTGCTGCGTTCTGTGGAGATAAAGGCCGCCGTGGTGAGCGCCGATGAAAGGGAGGCCGGGGAGAGGCGAAAGCTCAACTTCGGCCACACCATCGGCCACGCCTTTGAGAAAGTGCTGGGAATTTCCCACGGCAGGGCCGTGTCTGCGGGAATGGCGGCGGCGGCCCGCATGTCGGTCAGCCGGGGCCTTTTATCCAGGGCCGACGAGGAAAGGCTCACCACGCTTCTTGTACGGCTGGGGCTTCCCGTGAGCCTCTCCGCCGACAAAAACGCCCTTTTCGACGCAGTGACGAAAGACAAGAAACGCGAAGGCGGCTCGATAAAATTCGTGCTGTTAAAGGGCCTGGGCCAAGCCGTTGTGGAGGATATCCCGTTGGACGAAATTCGGGACGTTCTATCCTCCATCAGCTTTTAGGAATCAAATCCTTCAAGTTTTGAAATATCACTATTCAGACTATGTTTAAGGCTTGAAGCTGTTTACCCCAGTTTCCAGCTGCAATTCAGCCTGTGCAAATTTTTTTTTGGCCATCCCGAAAATATTCCCATCCCACACACCTGGTATGCTGCGTCCTTCCAAACCCGGTTGCATTCATTCGCCCGCAGACATATAATAAAAAGGTTAAGGAAAATATCTGCCAGTTTATTAATCGGAGCATGGTTCTTTTCCGTTTTTAAGGGAACCTGACCGGGGGGAGAAATAAGAGAAGCCTAATCCTCCGCCGGTTTTGAAGTTCGAAAAATGGAATCAAACCCTGCTCCCATAATAAG
This portion of the Deltaproteobacteria bacterium genome encodes:
- the trpB gene encoding tryptophan synthase subunit beta: RLTEKLGGAKISLKREDLAHTGAHTINNTLGQALLARWMGKKKVIAETGAGQHGVATATVTALFGMACRVFMGVEDIARQAPNVRRMELLGARVVPVSSGTGTLKDAMNEAMRYWVGAVADTFYVIGSVAGPHPYPMMVRDFQRVIGDEARCQILETEGRLPDMLVACVGGGSNAMGLFYPFKDDEVVEMVGVEAGGTGVATGKHSATLGAGTVGVLHGSKSYVLQTEDGQILEAHSVSAGLDYPGVGPEHSYFKDLGRARYENVTDDEALAAFHTLSRTEGILPALESSHALAWAMKEAPRHDEKTIMIVNLSGRGDKDLEIVTSRMQEKKEEALP
- a CDS encoding tryptophan synthase subunit alpha, with protein sequence MNRFEKTFESLKSKRQKALVGFVTAGDPDEFISMDVIRAMCEGGVDILELGVPFSDPTADGPVIQRSSQRALKKGMNLKKVLKMAADIRAFTDIPIVIFSYYNPLLAYGAARFYEDATKAGVDGLLVVDLPVEESLELTGAWPGEDICLIRLIAPTTPPDRMEMIAEKSSGFIYVVSMTGVTGSGGLSREVVTNTVLTLKSYTGLPVCVGFGVSTPDHVSAVIRVADGVVVGSAFERLIESNVGQPDLPKKMKNYVGLLKRATFLG
- the aroB gene encoding 3-dehydroquinate synthase, encoding MQTVKVEGKAATSLVHVGESLKNLGRYCPENSVIVTDKTVAAIYGSLFPPFPVITTGQGEGEKTLASIEKIYQRLLDLNADRSSFLVGVGGGVVCDMTGFAASTFMRGIGFGFVASTLLAQVDASVGGKNGVNFSRYKNMVGVFAQPKFVICDTELLKSLPEDELANGFAEIVKHGAMADAAYFRYIEENAEKALALNKEVIDRLVLRSVEIKAAVVSADEREAGERRKLNFGHTIGHAFEKVLGISHGRAVSAGMAAAARMSVSRGLLSRADEERLTTLLVRLGLPVSLSADKNALFDAVTKDKKREGGSIKFVLLKGLGQAVVEDIPLDEIRDVLSSISF